The following are encoded in a window of bacterium genomic DNA:
- a CDS encoding type II CAAX endopeptidase family protein: protein MPGALCRTLFHTMFPAAAYPLLESAMASAVLVLLLVSTALPIYLLVFRPIRRTDTWGISEMAALTVLFMVTLPLAATLAGITLPLSLLDLSTVTLVQNALFVGLSAYVVMGRYALPPARLGLAFGGWPRGVLLGFAAAAVVIPLALVGEDLAIFLLGLVEGPAQAAARAEAEHLLDPLRPVMEALPGGVATAWFLILLAVIVPVGEEVFFRGFIYGGLRDRWGAIPAALASAVFFAIAHLQLVHGLPILVLGVLLAFLYERTRSLVPVIVTHALNNVIAIASIWYGWG from the coding sequence ATGCCCGGGGCGCTTTGCCGAACGCTCTTTCACACGATGTTCCCCGCGGCAGCATACCCCCTGCTCGAATCCGCCATGGCCAGCGCCGTCCTGGTGCTGCTGCTGGTCTCGACCGCCCTTCCCATCTACCTGCTGGTGTTCCGTCCGATCCGCCGCACGGACACCTGGGGTATCAGCGAAATGGCGGCGCTCACCGTGCTGTTCATGGTTACGCTGCCGCTTGCAGCGACGCTGGCCGGCATCACGCTGCCCCTGTCGCTTCTGGATCTCTCCACTGTTACCCTCGTGCAGAACGCGCTGTTCGTCGGCCTCTCGGCCTACGTTGTAATGGGCCGGTATGCCCTGCCGCCTGCGAGGCTGGGCCTGGCATTCGGCGGCTGGCCGCGGGGCGTGCTGCTGGGATTTGCCGCCGCGGCAGTGGTGATTCCGCTGGCGCTGGTCGGCGAGGACCTGGCGATCTTCCTTCTGGGGCTCGTGGAAGGCCCGGCGCAGGCCGCGGCGCGCGCCGAGGCCGAGCATCTGCTGGACCCACTGCGCCCGGTTATGGAGGCGCTCCCTGGCGGCGTGGCCACAGCATGGTTCCTGATACTGCTGGCCGTGATCGTGCCGGTGGGTGAAGAGGTGTTCTTCCGAGGGTTCATCTACGGCGGGCTGCGCGATAGGTGGGGCGCGATCCCCGCGGCGCTGGCCAGCGCGGTGTTCTTCGCGATCGCGCACCTGCAACTCGTGCACGGCCTGCCCATCCTGGTGCTCGGGGTGCTGCTGGCCTTTCTCTACGAGCGCACCCGGAGTCTCGTGCCGGTGATCGTCACCCACGCCCTTAACAACGTTATCGCGATCGCCTCGATCTGGTACGGCTGGGGCTAA
- a CDS encoding enoyl-ACP reductase, with the protein MGVANNRSIAWGIAKAFHREGATLAFTYQGERLKDNLVGLLEEIGGAAEYPIYPCDVTSDDEIAAVFAALAERWGALDVLVHCLAFADREDLLRPFSGISRKGYALALEVSAYSLIRCAGAARPLLEAAGGGSIMTLTYNAVDRVVPSYNVMAVAKAALECEVRYLAAELGPINVRVNAISAGPLRTLAASAVKGLSGFRDAVEGIAPLRRNVTLEEVAGVATFLASDLSRAVTGNTIFADSGFHVMGVAGQLEVARKPGG; encoded by the coding sequence ATGGGCGTCGCAAACAACCGCAGCATCGCGTGGGGAATCGCCAAAGCGTTCCACAGGGAGGGCGCGACCCTGGCGTTCACCTACCAGGGCGAGCGGCTCAAGGACAACCTGGTCGGCCTGCTCGAAGAGATCGGCGGCGCCGCGGAATACCCGATCTATCCCTGCGACGTTACCTCTGATGATGAGATCGCCGCCGTGTTTGCCGCCCTGGCGGAACGCTGGGGAGCCCTCGACGTCCTGGTACACTGCCTGGCGTTCGCGGACCGCGAGGATCTACTCCGGCCGTTCTCGGGTATCTCGCGCAAGGGATACGCGCTGGCACTGGAAGTCAGCGCGTATTCGCTAATCCGGTGCGCGGGCGCTGCCAGGCCGCTGCTGGAGGCGGCCGGCGGCGGCAGCATCATGACCCTGACGTACAACGCGGTGGATCGGGTCGTGCCGTCGTACAACGTCATGGCCGTGGCCAAGGCCGCGCTGGAGTGCGAGGTGCGCTACCTGGCCGCTGAACTGGGACCGATCAACGTGCGTGTGAACGCGATCTCGGCCGGCCCCCTGCGCACGCTGGCAGCCAGCGCGGTCAAGGGGCTTTCGGGGTTCCGCGACGCGGTGGAGGGAATCGCGCCGCTGCGCCGCAACGTCACCCTGGAGGAAGTCGCCGGCGTGGCGACCTTTCTGGCCAGCGACCTGTCACGCGCGGTCACGGGGAACACGATCTTCGCCGACAGCGGGTTTCACGTCATGGGCGTGGCAGGGCAGCTGGAGGTCGCCAGGAAGCCCGGGGGTTAG